A single genomic interval of Bradyrhizobium japonicum USDA 6 harbors:
- the ltrA gene encoding group II intron reverse transcriptase/maturase: MNSGKPLPITKRMVWEAYKLVKKGKAAGVDGQSLEDFAGDLENHRYRLWNRLVSGSYFPPPVRRVEIPKAGGGIRPLGIPTVADRIAQMVVKRCLEPVLDGEFDPDSYGYRPGKSAHQAIEQARKRCWQHDWVVDLDIKSFFDTIDHELLMRAVYRHTKADWIRLYIERWLKAPVEMPDGSVRARTTGRSQGGVVSPILANLFLHYVFDVWMKGSYPHIPFERYADDIICHCRTRQEAEELKSALERRFADCHLLLHPEKTKVVYCADSNRRRSYPQIHFDFLGFSFRPRMAKNRWGRIFTCFLPGVSPNSLKEMRARIRGWRLPQHSPLPLEDIARSLSPVLRGWDQYYGRFYPTELRRLYEYFDERLGAWLRCKYKQLKGHRGRSLRKLNEMAKQNPKLFVHWQKLGRATVG; encoded by the coding sequence GTGAACTCCGGCAAACCGTTGCCCATCACCAAGCGGATGGTGTGGGAAGCCTATAAGCTTGTGAAGAAGGGAAAGGCGGCGGGCGTCGATGGCCAGAGTCTCGAAGACTTTGCCGGCGATCTTGAGAACCACCGCTACCGGCTGTGGAATCGGTTGGTGTCAGGAAGTTACTTCCCGCCACCAGTGCGGCGGGTCGAGATTCCTAAGGCCGGCGGTGGGATTCGTCCTCTTGGCATACCGACGGTCGCGGACCGTATCGCCCAGATGGTGGTCAAACGGTGTCTGGAGCCGGTGTTGGATGGAGAATTTGATCCGGACTCCTACGGCTACAGGCCCGGAAAATCGGCCCATCAGGCCATAGAGCAGGCGCGTAAGCGGTGCTGGCAGCACGACTGGGTCGTAGATCTCGACATCAAGAGCTTTTTCGACACGATCGATCATGAACTCTTGATGCGCGCGGTCTATCGACACACGAAAGCTGACTGGATCCGGCTCTACATTGAGCGGTGGCTTAAGGCTCCGGTCGAGATGCCCGATGGATCGGTTCGGGCGAGGACGACAGGCAGGTCTCAAGGGGGTGTGGTCAGTCCAATCCTGGCAAACTTGTTCCTGCACTACGTGTTCGATGTTTGGATGAAGGGGTCTTATCCCCACATTCCGTTCGAACGCTACGCCGACGACATCATCTGCCATTGCCGCACGCGGCAGGAAGCGGAGGAACTCAAATCGGCGCTGGAACGACGGTTTGCTGACTGCCATTTATTGCTGCATCCGGAGAAGACTAAAGTGGTCTACTGCGCTGACAGCAATCGACGGCGGTCCTACCCGCAGATCCATTTTGACTTCCTGGGCTTTAGCTTCCGCCCCCGTATGGCGAAGAACCGGTGGGGCAGGATCTTCACCTGCTTCCTTCCGGGCGTGAGTCCGAACTCTCTCAAGGAGATGAGGGCTCGCATTCGAGGATGGCGCTTGCCTCAGCACTCGCCGCTTCCGCTTGAAGACATCGCGCGTAGTCTCAGCCCCGTCCTTCGGGGCTGGGATCAATACTACGGGCGATTCTACCCGACGGAACTGCGTAGGCTCTATGAGTACTTCGATGAGCGCCTCGGCGCGTGGCTTCGGTGCAAGTACAAGCAACTGAAGGGCCATCGGGGACGGTCGTTGCGGAAACTCAACGAGATGGCGAAGCAAAATCCAAAGCTCTTTGTCCATTGGCAAAAGCTTGGACGGGCTACGGTTGGATAA
- the trpD gene encoding anthranilate phosphoribosyltransferase, with the protein MEPLKSIIAKVATGAILTREEAASAFDSMMSGDATPSQIGGLLIGMRVRGETVEEVTGAASAMRNLMPKVEMQCDPIDITGASDGAMRPLNVSTCASFIVAGAGVPVAKYVNRAATLRSSTADVLASLGVKVDLKPDAIARCVHEAGIGFMFASAGYPAMQRISQIRSVLGTHTMFNLIEALSNPAGVKRQILGVFARKWVQPLAYVLKNLGADSVWVVHGSDGLDEISLAGTSFVAAVEAGTVRTFEVTPEEAGLPRYRADALESCDCESHAIALEKVLDGLPGPFRDAALLNAAAALVVAGRASNLQQGVALGQESLDHGAAAARLTRLIAVSNA; encoded by the coding sequence ATGGAACCGCTCAAGTCGATCATCGCGAAAGTTGCCACGGGCGCCATACTGACGCGCGAGGAGGCTGCGTCAGCGTTCGACAGCATGATGTCGGGTGACGCAACTCCCTCGCAGATCGGTGGCTTGTTGATTGGGATGAGAGTCCGCGGCGAAACAGTCGAAGAAGTCACCGGCGCCGCGTCCGCAATGCGGAATTTAATGCCCAAGGTGGAAATGCAATGCGACCCCATCGATATCACTGGTGCGAGCGACGGGGCGATGCGTCCGCTCAACGTATCGACGTGCGCTTCCTTCATCGTCGCCGGGGCCGGCGTTCCTGTCGCCAAGTATGTTAACCGCGCTGCGACTTTGCGTTCAAGCACCGCAGACGTGTTGGCGAGTCTAGGCGTAAAGGTCGATCTCAAGCCTGATGCGATCGCACGTTGTGTGCACGAAGCCGGCATTGGCTTCATGTTTGCGTCAGCCGGCTATCCTGCGATGCAGCGCATCAGCCAGATCCGAAGCGTGCTTGGAACCCACACAATGTTCAATCTAATCGAGGCTTTGTCTAATCCGGCCGGCGTCAAGCGGCAGATCCTTGGAGTTTTCGCTCGCAAATGGGTGCAGCCATTGGCGTACGTCTTGAAGAACCTGGGTGCCGATTCGGTATGGGTTGTTCATGGCTCGGACGGGCTCGATGAAATATCCCTCGCCGGGACAAGCTTTGTTGCTGCGGTCGAGGCCGGTACAGTCCGCACGTTCGAAGTGACGCCGGAAGAAGCCGGGCTCCCCCGCTACCGCGCCGATGCGCTGGAGAGCTGTGATTGCGAGTCTCATGCCATTGCGTTAGAGAAAGTGCTCGACGGCCTCCCAGGCCCTTTTCGTGATGCCGCACTTTTGAACGCGGCGGCGGCACTGGTGGTGGCCGGTCGTGCCTCGAACCTACAGCAAGGCGTGGCACTTGGCCAAGAATCACTTGATCACGGCGCTGCAGCCGCCCGGCTGACTCGCTTGATTGCGGTTTCAAACGCCTAA
- a CDS encoding peptide ligase PGM1-related protein, with protein sequence MPRILIMNAGTPQMSGAHLTNAQLSLAANSAFRSAWFAQEGDLIVSPVVIPADLLSFIGGTLNFHSSALRLLVPASRQSTILDDCTLLSKTVVERLKRHIRQKSDWQLYPCYSTEGVARLAAILGIPKTGDDFALQRGPDLLNRKSHFRQLATSVALPLPHGSVATDPNGLFKAVTSLKSETGTVIVKLDNGAGGVGNVILTSNKSDPLPGARDTRWVSWPSFDPEALWSEMTTASCKTLVVESYHLARSLFYLEYTIQDDASIAFVNSGSIRLRKSADRSERALIRTGLELPSDLEEEQLLAAQAHAYRFVALARDLGYRGMINIDAIFAQDGRLLFNEANGRWGGGSVLHNIAVRLLGVDYFGCNVILSVRNVRSASFRAAHDRLVKDGLIFDHTRKEGVIPLAADEKAGTVECVVIAPNRPAAHDQQHRLLKS encoded by the coding sequence ATGCCGCGAATCCTGATTATGAATGCCGGTACGCCTCAGATGTCGGGCGCCCACCTAACAAATGCTCAACTTTCGCTGGCCGCCAACTCGGCATTTCGTTCAGCGTGGTTTGCTCAGGAGGGCGACCTGATAGTCTCTCCGGTAGTGATCCCGGCCGATCTGTTATCCTTCATTGGCGGAACGCTCAATTTCCATTCATCGGCTCTTCGCCTGCTTGTACCTGCGAGCCGCCAATCGACAATCCTCGATGATTGTACGTTACTGTCCAAAACTGTTGTCGAGCGGCTCAAAAGACATATTCGCCAGAAATCAGACTGGCAATTGTATCCCTGCTACTCTACTGAAGGCGTCGCACGCTTGGCGGCCATTCTAGGCATACCGAAGACCGGTGACGACTTCGCTTTGCAGCGCGGGCCTGATCTGTTGAATCGCAAGAGCCACTTCCGTCAATTGGCAACAAGCGTTGCACTTCCGCTCCCCCATGGATCAGTCGCGACAGACCCAAATGGACTGTTCAAAGCCGTCACCTCCCTCAAATCCGAGACCGGCACGGTCATTGTAAAGTTGGATAATGGAGCTGGTGGAGTTGGAAACGTCATCCTGACCAGCAATAAGAGCGATCCGCTACCTGGAGCCAGAGATACTCGGTGGGTTTCGTGGCCGTCGTTTGATCCCGAAGCATTGTGGTCTGAGATGACAACAGCCTCGTGTAAGACGCTGGTCGTGGAATCGTACCACTTGGCCCGATCTTTATTCTATCTCGAGTATACAATCCAGGATGATGCATCAATCGCTTTTGTCAATAGTGGAAGCATACGTCTGCGTAAAAGCGCAGACCGATCCGAAAGAGCTCTGATCCGGACGGGACTTGAGCTTCCAAGCGACTTGGAGGAAGAGCAATTGTTAGCTGCCCAGGCCCATGCCTACCGTTTTGTGGCACTCGCGCGAGACCTGGGGTATCGCGGAATGATCAACATCGACGCCATTTTCGCACAAGACGGGCGGTTGCTGTTCAATGAAGCGAACGGCCGCTGGGGTGGCGGCTCGGTGTTACACAACATTGCCGTCCGGCTGCTAGGCGTCGACTATTTCGGCTGTAACGTTATTTTATCTGTGAGAAATGTGCGATCAGCATCCTTCCGGGCGGCGCATGATCGTCTCGTCAAGGATGGACTTATATTCGACCACACACGTAAGGAGGGCGTGATCCCGCTTGCTGCCGATGAAAAGGCTGGCACTGTGGAGTGCGTTGTGATTGCGCCGAACAGGCCCGCGGCCCACGATCAGCAACACCGACTATTGAAGTCGTAG
- a CDS encoding 2OG-Fe(II) oxygenase, whose protein sequence is MARAMKDKSCLLSEEVLTKYRIELLVKGSVVIAPQMLFTQDDIARIDQLQAEIPEEEVREGDAGDLHSVFVQRVRVDPPGHAPSNVSGTASGQIMELLESRDRSFALRKIFGASADYVVRRCQMHRMPPGSFIGIHLDAASDPDFEYSVIVQLARDFDGGEFVVYPTGYEQHVFRPPFGAVLVTTCKVRHEVKPVSSGERRSLVYFCSKRSGVNRRIIEGSNARP, encoded by the coding sequence ATGGCGCGCGCAATGAAAGATAAATCCTGTCTTCTTTCAGAAGAAGTCCTGACAAAGTACCGGATTGAGCTGCTAGTAAAGGGGTCCGTCGTAATCGCCCCGCAAATGTTATTCACTCAAGACGACATAGCCAGGATCGATCAGCTGCAGGCTGAGATTCCGGAAGAAGAAGTGCGGGAGGGAGATGCGGGCGACTTGCACAGCGTCTTTGTCCAGCGCGTGAGGGTAGACCCGCCCGGCCACGCGCCTAGCAACGTGAGTGGTACTGCTTCGGGTCAGATCATGGAGCTGCTCGAAAGTAGAGATCGCAGCTTCGCGCTAAGAAAGATCTTCGGAGCATCCGCAGATTACGTGGTTCGCCGATGCCAGATGCATCGTATGCCGCCGGGGTCCTTTATCGGCATTCATTTGGATGCGGCGAGTGATCCGGATTTCGAGTACTCGGTGATTGTGCAGCTAGCGAGAGACTTCGACGGCGGTGAATTCGTGGTATATCCAACCGGGTACGAACAACACGTATTCCGGCCGCCATTTGGCGCTGTGCTTGTCACAACCTGTAAGGTCCGGCATGAGGTAAAGCCGGTATCAAGCGGGGAGCGCCGATCCCTCGTATACTTCTGTTCAAAACGCAGCGGCGTGAACCGCCGGATCATCGAGGGTTCTAACGCTCGGCCCTAG
- a CDS encoding GFA family protein, whose product MRALFGPHPFASQMSGDQVASLLPEYLAMSQAFPYLQAGSQRDLIFDAMHQNRDIGRDIELTSVVANFICWDETGGHGGILRGGKAALPDILLTENFHSNLLRKDAARLLGRAIRPNYSDRTKQYLHSLYAGLSSKDPLVRCAYMVAFELHAADMIQSLWTTLVKTFKARPDDLEYFRGHVGGEDPAEKYHGEMTGRLIGELVQPGLNDRFLNEFGRAYRLSVQWCRDLLGTAARTGDDHSEMQHHGRCHCGAIKFYVNAPRELSAVRCNCSICQMSGFVHLLVPGDKLRIECGEEFLTTYQFNKNIARHTFCRLCGVKPFYRPRSNPSGYSVNIRCLDRKTIEHLRISEFDGAHWEQAFLSMQQDPESCFEDQRSELEWRAQ is encoded by the coding sequence GTGCGAGCCTTGTTCGGCCCGCATCCGTTCGCCTCCCAGATGTCCGGAGACCAGGTCGCCAGCCTGCTGCCTGAATACCTAGCGATGTCACAGGCGTTCCCGTACCTGCAGGCAGGGTCGCAAAGGGACCTCATATTCGATGCAATGCATCAAAATCGGGACATTGGGAGGGACATTGAACTGACCAGCGTGGTCGCGAATTTTATCTGCTGGGATGAGACCGGTGGCCATGGCGGGATTCTCCGGGGCGGCAAGGCGGCGTTGCCCGATATTCTTTTGACAGAAAACTTTCACTCCAACCTCTTGAGAAAGGATGCTGCACGACTACTCGGCAGAGCGATAAGGCCCAACTATAGCGACAGGACGAAGCAGTACCTGCATTCTCTCTATGCCGGATTGTCATCGAAAGACCCCCTGGTTCGTTGCGCCTACATGGTCGCCTTTGAGCTCCATGCTGCAGACATGATCCAGTCGCTGTGGACCACTCTGGTCAAAACCTTCAAGGCGCGGCCGGACGATCTTGAGTATTTTCGCGGCCATGTCGGCGGAGAAGATCCCGCGGAGAAGTACCACGGAGAAATGACAGGCCGGCTGATTGGTGAACTTGTGCAGCCTGGCCTTAATGATCGCTTTTTGAATGAATTCGGCCGAGCCTATCGGCTCAGCGTCCAGTGGTGTCGCGATCTGCTCGGAACGGCGGCGCGTACGGGAGATGATCACTCCGAGATGCAACATCATGGCCGTTGTCATTGCGGCGCTATCAAATTCTACGTCAATGCACCTCGAGAGCTCTCTGCAGTTCGATGCAATTGCTCAATTTGTCAAATGTCTGGATTTGTCCACTTGCTCGTACCTGGCGATAAGCTGCGCATCGAGTGCGGCGAAGAGTTCCTCACGACATACCAGTTCAACAAGAATATTGCGCGGCACACGTTTTGCCGGCTTTGTGGCGTAAAGCCATTCTATAGGCCGAGGTCGAATCCCTCCGGGTACAGCGTAAATATCCGATGTCTGGATAGAAAGACCATCGAGCACTTAAGAATATCTGAGTTCGATGGCGCGCATTGGGAGCAAGCATTCCTGTCAATGCAGCAGGACCCGGAGTCATGCTTCGAAGATCAAAGGAGTGAGCTCGAATGGCGCGCGCAATGA
- a CDS encoding electron transfer flavoprotein subunit beta/FixA family protein codes for MHNIVCIKQVPDSAQIRVHPVTNTIMRQGVPTIINPYDLFALEAALGLRDRFGGEITVLTMGPPSAEESLRKALTYGADRAVLLTDRCFAGSDTLATTYALATAIRKIGKEYGPANLIFTGKQTIDGDTAQVGPGIAKRLGVGQLTYVAKVRSVDVANETIEAERRSEGGVQVLHTRLPCLITMLEATNQIRRGAMADALRAARAKIVKWSAQDAGVEDISKCGLKGSPTVVKRVFAPPARAERAALVESAEQPAQALIDAIFLNQPKLETDLATLARDARSGLSGQC; via the coding sequence TTGCATAATATTGTCTGCATCAAGCAAGTTCCGGACTCGGCGCAGATCCGCGTGCACCCCGTGACCAATACAATCATGCGTCAGGGAGTGCCGACCATCATCAACCCGTATGACCTATTCGCGCTCGAGGCCGCGCTGGGGCTGCGCGATCGGTTCGGTGGCGAAATTACCGTGCTTACCATGGGGCCGCCATCGGCAGAGGAGTCGTTGCGAAAGGCGCTGACTTATGGTGCTGATCGCGCCGTCCTACTTACTGATCGCTGCTTTGCGGGCTCGGATACGCTGGCCACTACGTATGCGCTTGCAACAGCGATCCGGAAAATTGGCAAGGAATATGGTCCGGCAAACCTCATCTTCACGGGAAAGCAGACCATCGACGGCGATACAGCGCAGGTTGGTCCTGGCATCGCGAAGCGACTGGGCGTAGGGCAGCTAACTTACGTTGCGAAGGTCAGATCCGTGGACGTCGCCAATGAAACAATTGAAGCGGAGCGGCGCTCGGAAGGCGGTGTGCAGGTTCTGCACACTAGGTTGCCCTGCCTCATCACCATGCTTGAGGCGACGAATCAGATTCGGCGAGGCGCGATGGCGGATGCCTTGCGTGCCGCGCGAGCCAAAATCGTGAAATGGAGCGCGCAAGATGCAGGTGTCGAAGACATCTCCAAATGTGGGCTCAAGGGCTCGCCGACTGTCGTCAAACGTGTGTTCGCTCCCCCTGCGCGGGCCGAGAGGGCGGCGCTGGTTGAGTCCGCCGAGCAGCCGGCGCAGGCGCTAATAGACGCAATCTTCTTGAATCAACCGAAGCTCGAAACCGATCTGGCGACACTTGCTCGTGACGCCCGATCTGGACTGTCCGGGCAATGTTAG
- the nifA gene encoding nif-specific transcriptional activator NifA: MLHIPSSSERPASQPEPERAPPGEPSHESALAGIYEISKILNAPGRLEVTLANVLGLLQSFVQMRHGLVSLFNDDGVPELTVGAGWSEGTDERYRTCVPQKAIHEIVATGRSLMVENVAAETAFSAADREVLGASDSIPVAFIGVPIRVDSTVVGTLTIDRIPEGSSSLLEYDARLLAMVANVIGQTIKLHRLFAGDREQSLVDKDRLEKQTVDRGPPARERKQLQAHGIIGDSPALSALLEKIVVVARSNSTVLLRGESGTGKELVAKAIHESSVRAKRPFVKLNCAALPETVLESELFGHEKGAFTGAVSARKGRFELADKGTLFLDEIGEISPPFQAKLLRVLQEQEFERVGSNHTIKVDVRVIAATNRNLEEAVARSEFRADLYYRISVVPLLLPPLRERRSDIPLLAREFLRKFNSENGRSLTLEASAIDVLMSCKFPGNVRELENCIERTATLSAGTSIVRSDFACSQGQCLSTTLWKSTSYGKTDPAAPMQPVPAKSIIPLAETAPPPQAVCEPGSLAPSGTVLVSGARMADRERVVAAMEKSGWVQAKAARLLGLTPRQVGYALRKYGIEIKRF, translated from the coding sequence ATGCTGCATATCCCCTCCTCGAGCGAAAGACCTGCCTCGCAGCCGGAACCGGAGCGTGCCCCCCCGGGGGAGCCGTCGCATGAGAGCGCGCTGGCCGGCATCTACGAAATATCGAAAATACTAAATGCTCCCGGCCGGCTCGAAGTCACCTTGGCCAACGTTCTCGGTCTTCTGCAATCGTTTGTGCAGATGCGACACGGCCTCGTCTCGCTGTTCAACGATGACGGCGTTCCAGAACTTACAGTTGGCGCCGGCTGGAGCGAAGGCACTGACGAACGTTACCGGACGTGCGTGCCGCAGAAAGCAATCCACGAGATCGTAGCGACAGGCAGGTCTCTTATGGTCGAGAATGTAGCCGCCGAGACGGCCTTCAGCGCTGCCGACCGGGAGGTTCTCGGCGCCTCTGATAGTATACCGGTAGCGTTCATCGGGGTCCCGATTCGCGTTGATTCGACGGTCGTTGGTACGCTGACGATCGACCGTATCCCGGAAGGCAGTTCAAGTCTTCTCGAGTACGATGCGCGGCTGCTCGCCATGGTCGCGAACGTGATAGGACAAACGATCAAGTTACATCGCTTGTTCGCCGGCGATCGCGAACAATCGTTGGTGGACAAGGACCGGCTAGAGAAACAGACAGTTGATCGTGGGCCGCCCGCTCGCGAGCGCAAGCAGCTTCAGGCACACGGGATCATTGGCGACAGCCCGGCGCTGAGCGCACTGCTTGAGAAGATTGTCGTTGTAGCCAGATCAAACAGCACGGTTCTGCTGCGTGGCGAATCCGGTACCGGGAAGGAGCTGGTAGCCAAGGCCATTCACGAGTCGTCCGTTCGTGCTAAGCGGCCGTTCGTTAAGCTGAATTGCGCGGCGCTCCCCGAGACGGTCCTGGAATCGGAATTGTTTGGCCATGAGAAAGGTGCCTTTACCGGTGCTGTCAGCGCCCGCAAGGGGCGCTTCGAGCTTGCTGACAAAGGGACGCTATTTCTTGACGAGATCGGAGAGATCTCACCTCCGTTCCAGGCGAAGTTGCTGCGAGTTCTGCAAGAGCAGGAGTTCGAGCGCGTCGGCAGCAATCACACGATTAAAGTCGATGTTCGGGTGATAGCTGCGACCAACAGGAACCTTGAAGAGGCTGTGGCAAGGAGCGAATTCCGCGCGGACCTCTACTATCGTATTAGCGTAGTTCCCTTGTTGTTGCCGCCGCTTCGCGAAAGACGCAGTGATATTCCGCTGCTCGCAAGAGAGTTCCTCAGAAAGTTTAACAGCGAGAACGGCCGCTCTCTTACTCTGGAGGCGAGTGCGATCGATGTACTGATGAGCTGTAAATTTCCGGGAAATGTCCGCGAACTCGAGAACTGCATCGAGCGGACCGCGACACTCAGTGCCGGAACATCGATTGTAAGAAGTGACTTTGCATGCAGCCAAGGCCAATGCCTTTCCACGACGCTTTGGAAAAGCACATCGTATGGCAAGACAGACCCGGCGGCACCGATGCAACCGGTGCCTGCAAAGTCCATCATCCCGCTGGCTGAAACGGCCCCTCCGCCGCAGGCTGTCTGCGAACCGGGCTCATTGGCACCTTCCGGCACAGTTCTCGTTAGTGGTGCGAGAATGGCTGATCGCGAGCGGGTCGTTGCGGCTATGGAAAAGTCTGGCTGGGTGCAGGCCAAGGCAGCGCGCCTACTCGGGCTAACCCCGCGCCAAGTCGGCTACGCGCTGAGGAAATACGGAATCGAGATAAAGCGGTTCTGA
- a CDS encoding SDR family NAD(P)-dependent oxidoreductase, protein MGLDLPNDNLIRGPLPEAHLDRLVDAVNARVDRGEPKVMLLTGASRGIGHATAKLFSEAGWRIISCARQPFDGERCPWEAGNDDHFQVDLGDHRMLPRAITEVKKRLAGAPLHALVNNAGVSPKTPTGDRMTSLTTSTDTWMRVFHLNLVAPILLAQGLFDELRAASGSIVNVTSIAGSRVHPFAGSAYATSKAALASLTRELAHDYAPHGIRVNAIAPGEIRTDMLSPDAEARVVASIPLRRVGTPDEVAKVIFFLCSDAASYVTGAEVPINGGQHL, encoded by the coding sequence GTGGGTCTCGATCTGCCAAATGACAATCTGATCCGAGGTCCGCTGCCCGAAGCACATTTGGATCGCCTCGTTGACGCCGTTAATGCGCGCGTTGATCGTGGAGAACCGAAGGTGATGTTACTCACCGGCGCATCGCGCGGAATTGGCCATGCCACTGCCAAGCTATTCTCGGAGGCAGGCTGGCGCATCATTTCTTGCGCACGCCAACCGTTCGACGGCGAGCGATGCCCCTGGGAGGCTGGGAATGACGATCATTTCCAGGTCGACCTCGGCGATCATCGAATGCTGCCGCGCGCAATCACCGAGGTTAAGAAACGCTTGGCCGGTGCGCCCTTGCACGCGCTGGTGAATAATGCGGGTGTGTCGCCGAAAACGCCCACAGGCGATCGGATGACATCGTTGACCACCTCAACCGATACCTGGATGAGGGTCTTTCATCTTAATCTGGTGGCTCCGATCCTGCTGGCGCAGGGTTTGTTTGATGAGCTAAGAGCCGCGTCAGGATCGATCGTGAATGTGACTTCAATCGCGGGCTCGCGGGTGCACCCATTCGCCGGTAGCGCCTATGCGACCTCGAAAGCTGCGCTTGCGAGCCTCACACGCGAATTGGCCCACGACTATGCGCCGCATGGCATTCGCGTCAATGCGATCGCGCCCGGCGAAATCAGGACCGACATGCTGTCGCCCGACGCGGAAGCGCGCGTCGTGGCAAGTATCCCGCTGCGCAGAGTGGGTACTCCGGACGAAGTGGCCAAGGTCATCTTCTTCCTATGCTCGGATGCGGCGAGCTATGTTACGGGTGCCGAGGTGCCGATCAACGGTGGCCAGCATCTGTGA
- a CDS encoding nodulation protein NodZ has translation MKFYRCSSPAPRFQAVTPGEKIRETSVLTSLVQPGAREKARQMVSGSSNDRFVVSRRRTGFGDCLWSLAAAWRFAKQTGRTLAIDWRGSCYLDEPFTNAFPVFFEPVEDIGGVRVICDDDINTRSFPGPFFPTWWNKPSFDCIYRPDEQIFRERDQLDQLFQSQRDSDANTVVCDACLMWRCDQEAEREIFRSIKPRPEIQARIDAIYREHFEPYSVIGIHVRHGNGEDIMGHAPYWADTERALRQIYNAIDEARSLSHAKPVRAFLCTDSALVLEQVSVKFPDVFAIPKQFQAPQAGPLHHPALGAEGGFSALTEMYLLARCDTVIRFPPTSAFTRYARLFAPRVIEFDLNDPGRLILIEDNSQALMAS, from the coding sequence ATGAAGTTCTACCGATGCAGCTCGCCGGCACCGCGATTTCAGGCCGTGACGCCGGGCGAGAAGATACGCGAGACGTCTGTACTGACGTCTCTTGTCCAACCAGGAGCGCGCGAAAAGGCAAGGCAGATGGTTAGCGGTTCGAGCAATGATCGGTTCGTAGTGTCCCGGCGACGTACGGGGTTTGGCGACTGTCTGTGGTCACTCGCGGCAGCCTGGCGATTTGCAAAGCAGACAGGACGGACGCTAGCCATTGATTGGCGGGGATCTTGTTATCTTGATGAACCATTCACCAATGCCTTTCCAGTCTTCTTCGAACCGGTTGAAGACATTGGCGGAGTGCGAGTAATTTGCGATGACGACATCAATACGCGTTCGTTTCCAGGACCATTCTTTCCAACATGGTGGAACAAGCCATCTTTCGATTGCATCTATCGACCGGACGAGCAGATTTTCAGGGAACGCGATCAACTCGATCAACTGTTCCAAAGTCAGAGAGATAGTGACGCTAACACGGTTGTGTGTGATGCCTGCCTGATGTGGCGCTGCGATCAGGAAGCGGAACGCGAAATCTTCCGGAGTATTAAGCCGCGGCCTGAAATTCAGGCCCGGATTGATGCTATCTACCGCGAGCACTTTGAGCCGTACAGCGTAATCGGCATTCATGTCCGGCATGGCAATGGCGAAGATATTATGGGGCATGCCCCTTACTGGGCGGACACGGAGCGCGCCTTGCGGCAGATCTACAATGCCATTGATGAGGCCAGGAGTTTATCCCACGCAAAACCTGTGAGGGCGTTCCTGTGCACGGACAGTGCGCTCGTCCTCGAGCAGGTTTCGGTTAAATTTCCCGATGTCTTCGCGATTCCAAAGCAGTTCCAGGCGCCTCAAGCGGGCCCATTGCACCATCCCGCCCTCGGAGCTGAAGGCGGCTTTTCTGCCCTCACCGAGATGTATCTCCTTGCCCGCTGCGACACGGTGATCCGTTTTCCGCCAACGAGCGCTTTTACGCGCTATGCGCGTCTTTTCGCCCCACGCGTTATAGAATTCGATTTGAACGATCCGGGCCGGTTGATCCTGATTGAAGACAACTCGCAAGCGCTTATGGCTTCGTGA